A region of Vitis vinifera cultivar Pinot Noir 40024 chromosome 15, ASM3070453v1 DNA encodes the following proteins:
- the LOC104881801 gene encoding protein BIC1 — MAEGETTKMDPQNSIEEPNHPVGESVAPEHKKPKHHQPCEDRAEPHNPFDASHAESQSRSPVTPDEPNHDETESQTQSPPTVVDVTKEPIKTEVLASSEDSGRDRLKRHRVEVAGRVWIPDIWGQEELMKDWTDCSVFDASLVSSRIMSARAALMAEGRRPNSSRLRIENRC; from the coding sequence ATGGCTGAAGGAGAAACCACCAAAATGGATCCACAGAATTCCATAGAAGAGCCCAACCATCCAGTTGGTGAGTCAGTTGCACCAGAGCACAAGAAGCCCAAACACCACCAGCCCTGCGAGGATCGAGCTGAACCACACAACCCCTTTGATGCCAGTCATGCCGAATCACAAAGCCGGTCTCCAGTCACCCCTGATGAGCCCAACCACGATGAAACTGAATCACAAACTCAGTCTCCTCCTACAGTAGTGGATGTTACAAAAGAACCCATCAAAACGGAGGTCTTGGCGTCATCGGAGGACAGTGGACGAGACCGGCTGAAGAGGCACCGAGTTGAGGTGGCCGGCAGGGTGTGGATTCCTGATATATGGGGACAGGAGGAGCTGATGAAGGATTGGACTGACTGCTCCGTCTTCGACGCTTCATTAGTGAGTAGTAGAATAATGTCAGCTCGAGCGGCATTGATGGCTGAGGGAAGAAGACCTAATTCAAGCAGATTAAGGATAGAGAATAGATGTTGA
- the LOC100253104 gene encoding hydroquinone glucosyltransferase yields the protein MEETPHIAILTNPGMGHLIPFVELAKRLVLSHNFSVTCIVPTIGSPSKAQETVLKCLPHGISYVFLPAVSFDDLKEDVRAEIKVSLTMSRSLSPLREVLKSIMIRTRLVALIVDPYGTDAFDLAEEFGVPSYIFFMSNAMALSFCLHLPKLDEMISCEYRDLPEPVKIPGCIPVQGRDLMDPVRDRKNEAYKGFLHHVKRFTLAEGIIVNSCMDLEAGAVRALQDGGLVKPPVYPVGPLVRTWSRIGDDDDSECLRWLDGQPDGSVLYVSFGSGGTLSYDQVNELALGLEMSEQRFLWVLRTPNDRSSNAAYLTNQSQNDAFDYLPKGFRDRTRGQGLILPSWAPQIKVLSHSSVSGFLTHCGWNSTLESIMCGVPLIAWPLYSEQKMNAVMLTEGLQVALRPEVNKSGLVQREEIVRVVKDLMTGGHGVRIRAKELKEAATKALCDDGSSSKALLEFVLACKNKIGR from the coding sequence ATGGAAGAAACACCCCATATAGCCATTCTTACAAATCCAGGGATGGGTCACCTCATCCCATTTGTGGAGTTAGCCAAGAGATTAGTTCTTTCTCATAATTTTTCCGTCACTTGTATTGTTCCTACCATTGGTTCTCCTTCCAAAGCTCAAGAAACAGTCTTGAAATGCCTTCCTCATGGTATAAGCTATGTATTTCTTCCTGCAGTGAGCTTTGATGATCTCAAAGAGGATGTTAGAGCCGAAATCAAAGTTTCACTCACTATGTCCCGCTCTCTTTCTCCACTTCGAGAAGTACTCAAGTCAATAATGATTAGAACCCGGTTAGTCGCCTTGATTGTTGATCCTTATGGCACCGATGCCTTCGATCTTGCAGAGGAATTTGGGGTCCCTTCCTACATTTTCTTCATGTCCAATGCTATGGCCTTATCATTTTGTCTTCACTTGCCAAAGTTGGATGAGATGATCTCCTGTGAGTATAGAGACCTACCTGAACCAGTCAAGATTCCTGGGTGCATCCCGGTTCAGGGGAGAGATCTCATGGACCCGGTCCGGGACAGAAAGAATGAGGCGTACAAAGGGTTTCTTCACCATGTAAAGCGCTTCACCTTAGCTGAAGGTATTATAGTAAATAGCTGCATGGACTTGGAAGCAGGAGCTGTAAGGGCTTTGCAAGATGGAGGATTGGTTAAACCACCAGTCTACCCCGTTGGACCGCTGGTGCGGACCTGGTCAAGGATTGGGGACGATGATGATTCTGAATGCTTAAGATGGTTGGATGGTCAGCCAGATGGGTCTGTTCTATACGTTTCATTTGGAAGTGGTGGAACCCTCTCTTATGATCAGGTCAATGAACTAGCCTTAGGGTTGGAGATGAGTGAACAGAGATTCTTATGGGTGCTAAGAACCCCAAATGATAGATCTTCCAATGCAGCATACTTAACCAACCAAAGCCAAAACGACGCTTTTGATTACTTACCAAAAGGGTTTAGGGATAGGACAAGAGGGCAAGGTCTAATACTGCCCTCTTGGGCACCACAGATCAAGGTCCTGAGCCACAGCTCAGTGAGTGGATTTTTAACACACTGTGGTTGGAATTCAACTCTGGAGAGCATCATGTGTGGTGTGCCTTTGATTGCTTGGCCGCTCTATTCTGAGCAAAAGATGAATGCTGTAATGCTAACTGAGGGTCTGCAAGTGGCATTGAGACCAGAAGTCAACAAAAGTGGCTTAGTTCAGAGGGAGGAAATTGTGAGAGTCGTGAAGGATTTAATGACAGGAGGACATGGGGTTCGGATAAGAGcgaaagaattgaaggaagctGCTACGAAAGCATTATGCGACGATGGGTCTTCTTCTAAGGCACTGTTGGAGTTTGTACTCGCGTGTAAGAATAAAATAGGCAGATAA